In the Marinomonas algicola genome, one interval contains:
- a CDS encoding copper resistance D family protein, translating into MALTSWEVAQLLTRWMLYFGVSSVVGGLFAFNLLRHQPVLLLCIKGYIKVGVLVGSAATVAYFFILVGAAMEEGLWSMFDPEMVSIYWDSAAGSIVMVNLSGYVIVALALILLGQGSSENVWPYSPLSLLVASFGIASLVYSFSLSGHSMSQAWYYQVIFFIHILIAAWWLGLLFPLWLTVRHATVEESNIVLENFGKLAVITVSILLLCGVWMSYELTGWQGLLSSDYGFWLMVKLALVAVILAMAAYHKLYLVPLILERGNANVIQKSILTEKIVAAAILAVTAMFTTFVGLPMH; encoded by the coding sequence ATGGCGTTAACGAGTTGGGAGGTCGCGCAATTATTGACACGTTGGATGTTGTACTTTGGTGTATCCAGTGTTGTTGGTGGTTTGTTTGCGTTCAATTTGCTGCGCCATCAGCCTGTTTTATTGCTCTGTATAAAAGGGTATATAAAAGTCGGCGTGCTGGTGGGAAGTGCGGCTACGGTGGCGTATTTCTTTATTCTGGTTGGCGCTGCAATGGAGGAAGGTCTTTGGTCTATGTTTGATCCAGAGATGGTTTCTATCTATTGGGATTCCGCTGCTGGCAGCATTGTGATGGTTAATTTGTCCGGCTACGTTATTGTGGCGCTGGCTCTGATTTTATTGGGGCAGGGAAGTAGCGAGAATGTTTGGCCGTATTCCCCTTTATCATTGCTGGTCGCTTCTTTTGGTATTGCTAGCTTAGTGTATTCGTTTTCTCTTTCTGGGCACTCGATGAGCCAAGCTTGGTATTATCAAGTGATATTTTTCATTCACATCTTAATCGCTGCATGGTGGTTGGGATTGTTGTTTCCATTGTGGCTAACGGTGCGCCACGCAACAGTTGAAGAGTCCAATATAGTATTAGAGAACTTTGGTAAGCTGGCGGTTATTACCGTGTCGATTTTATTACTTTGTGGCGTCTGGATGAGCTATGAATTGACAGGATGGCAAGGTTTACTGTCATCAGACTATGGCTTTTGGTTGATGGTCAAGCTTGCTCTGGTTGCCGTTATTCTTGCGATGGCAGCGTATCATAAATTGTATCTTGTGCCGCTCATTTTAGAGCGTGGCAATGCGAATGTTATTCAAAAATCCATTTTAACCGAAAAAATTGTCGCGGCTGCGATCTTGGCGGTCACTGCCATGTTTACCACCTTTGTTGGGCTTCCAATGCATTGA
- a CDS encoding copper resistance CopC family protein codes for MNKIKLALSVFAMTAAVNVYAHGMMKMTYPEDGSMLMAQAERVEMHFQQPMQVVSLKVIGSDNKPVAIKYDRKAAATEHFKAMLPKLTPDTYSVQWKAMGEDGHMMKGSYSFMQH; via the coding sequence ATGAACAAAATCAAATTAGCGCTTTCTGTATTCGCAATGACAGCTGCTGTAAACGTATATGCACACGGCATGATGAAAATGACATACCCAGAAGATGGTTCCATGCTAATGGCACAAGCTGAGCGCGTAGAAATGCATTTTCAACAGCCCATGCAAGTAGTGAGTTTGAAAGTGATTGGGTCGGATAATAAGCCCGTGGCGATTAAATATGACCGTAAAGCCGCAGCAACGGAGCATTTTAAAGCCATGCTGCCGAAACTGACGCCAGATACGTATTCTGTTCAGTGGAAAGCCATGGGGGAAGATGGGCACATGATGAAAGGGTCGTATAGCTTTATGCAGCATTAA